DNA from Prionailurus bengalensis isolate Pbe53 chromosome X, Fcat_Pben_1.1_paternal_pri, whole genome shotgun sequence:
TTTATTCACTGATAACCCTGCATTTCATCCTCTCAAGCCATTTACCCTTGGAGTCCTGTTATGTGCTGTTGTCCATTTCACACATGTCCCATTTCATAAGTGGGCAGAAACTACCATCGTGGGGTTTTCATGTATGTGGTttcctttgttacttttttttaatatgtagcacattcccccccccccccccccatttctggAACAATTGTGCAATAAACTCAGAGTCCTTACTGAAAAGGGAGAAacttggtttttggtttttggtttctggtgtgttttttttttttttaataacaatgaGTCCCATTTTCTTACGTGTCTCCTAGTGCCTCTGACGCCTCCATTAATCGGTTCTTGTTTTTCACGGCATGCAGGTGTAGCCATCTTGCGGGCTTATAGTCCCGAGTCTTCGTCAGACTCGGGCAATGAGACTAACTCTTCCGAAATGACTGAGAGCTCTGAACTGGCCACAGCACAGAAGCAGTCAGAAAGCCTCTCCCGCATGTTCTTGGCCGCTCACGAAGGCTACCACCCCCTTGCAGAAGAGCAGACAGAGTTCCCCACCTCCAAAACCCCCGCTGGGGGCTTGCCTCCCAAGTCCTCGCACGCCCTGGCCGCCCGTCCGGTGACCGACCTCCCGCCCAAAGTTGTGCCTTCCAAGCAGATACTTCACCCAGACCCCATGGAGATGGAGCCCGAAACCATGGAGACCAAGTCGGTCACTGACTATTTCAGCAAACTGCACATGGGGTCAGTGGTGTACTCGTGCACCAgcaaaaggaaaagcaagctggcCGACGGGGAGGGGAAGGCACCCCCTAGTGGGAACATGCCAGGGAAGAAACAGCAGGGGACCAAAACAGCTGAGGCAGAGGAGGACGCCAAAGGTAAATTTGGTACTGTGTCTTCAAGGGACAGTCAACAACACCTAAGCACTTTTAACCTGGAAAGAACTGCCTTTCGCAAGGACAGCCAAAGATGGTACGTGGCCACCGAGGGGGCAGTGGCTGAGAAAAGTGGATTGGAAGCGGCAGCCGGGATAACATTTCCAAGAGCTTCCGGTCTGGGGacgagggaggcagaagagaaggatGAAGGGGCTCCTGATGGAGAAGCCGGTGAGGTTTCAGGACTTGGCCAGCGGGACCACTTCTTAACGGACGTGACCTGTGTATCTTCAGCCAAAGACTTAGACGACCCAGGGGATACTGACCCGTCTACCTGTGACCATCCTTCCAAGCTTCCTGAGGCGGAGGAGAGCGTGGCCCGCCTTTGTGACTACCACCTGGCCAAACGGATGTCATCATTACCAAGCGAGTGCCATTTTTCTCTACAGAGCTCTCAAGGCTCTTCGGTGGACGCAGGCTGTGGCACAGGCAGTAGCAGCAGCACCTGTCCCACACCTGTGGagtcccccctctgcccctccatgggGAAGCACCTGATTCCCGAGACTGCGGGGAAAGGCATGGGTTATGTTCCTGCGGAGGAGAGAGCCGCTGGGCTTCCCAACCATGGCGCCACCTTCAAGGAATTGCACCCACAGGCAGAAGGGATGTGTCCGCGGATGACAGTGCCCGCTCTGCACACAGCTATTAATGCGGAACCCCTGTTTGGCACTTTGAGAGATGGATGTCATCGGCTCCCCAAGATTAAGGAAACCACAGGTACAGCAATGATGGATTTAGCGCTTTGCACTGCACGCCCGAAGCCTGTAAACCAGATTTACAacaaacctaaaaatataaagtttggaCAAAAAGTCAAAGTTAGAATTGTTTTTGAAAGGTTGCAGAGCTATGGCCGGGTTAAGTGTCCCTCATGGATCCCCCAGTGTTTAGTCAATACTGAAGTTTCTAGATCTGGAACAGCAGTGGAAATGGCATTTGCTCTTTAGAACCTTGCTCCGTGCTTGCTTTCAAACTCTGAAGGGAgcgatcatttttttttctaaatcctaAATGTAGATTTTCAGCCGCGCTCGATGCTCAGCGGTGTCTCTAGTTGCAAGACAGTATTACGTAGAGTCACAAACGGTTGATTTCCTTCTCAACACCTCACATTTCTACTTTTGCCCTTTCGTTAttgagaggcaaggaaggataaTAGAGCGGGGTTGCAGGGAGATGAAAGGGGCTTGGGAAGACCGTTTTCCTTTCAGCAATACTTAACagatccctccctcctctgtaaGACTCTCTTAAAGACATATTCTGAAGTATCTGGCACACTTTGGTGTCAGGAAGTCTTTCGGGGTACGCGTGATGAGTTGCCTTGTTTTCTGCGAAATAATAAGATATAGGCACAGGGAGAAACAAGAACACAGTCACCTTCTGTGTCCATCTACACCATGCTGTAACTTGGTGGGGACATAGTCCTCTCACCGATCCACTTGGCCAGCCATCACGTGGCAAAAACATGTTCTTTCATACTCTCAAATATCAGAGTATATCAGTAATATCTCTTCCGTATTAGGTCAGTAGGTGGTAGTGAGATCTTACATTGGTTCGCTTTCATTCCCCCCCTTTTAAGATTATCTGCTTTCACGACACCCGCCACTGGCGTCACCTGCCTTGGGAAACCCGTCTTTGAATGGCCTTTAAGCACACTGTTTAATCTTTTGTGGTTTACAAAGAACTTTCACCAAACTTACCTCTTCTCACAAAAATTCTGTGAGACGGAAATGTGTTCTTCACATGACCACTTTTTTGAGAAAAGTTAAGCAACTCGCCCAGGGTCTCTGCTTCAAACCCCGTACCAGGCCAACCCCTGGGGTCCTCTTGAAAAGTTGACCTTATTTAGTGCATATTAATTAAATTagaccacttttaaaaaaaaggtaactaataCCAGGATTAACCTAACTCCCTTGAAATGAACTTGTATGTCATAAATATGTTGGAATAGTGGAGGTCTAGGAGGTCTAGGATGTGTGTTTTCTAATTATGCGTCTAAGCACTGATAGGTAAATACTGGGGACAAGGAAGTCATGAAATGCCATTGTTTCTGAAAATGATTGTGATGGCTAGACAATTCCAAATAAATGAGTCGTTTCGGAAATAGCAGATTCCTAGTATTTCTTGAAATGTACTGAAATGGAAATCTTAGGAGAGCTCAGGAGGCGGTCCTTGAAAAGGAGGGTGATCCTGACGAATTGTAGCCCTTCTAGAATACATCCTTGGGAAATGACAACCATCACATAGAGGTTCAGTGAAAATGACCACCCATGAGATGCTTAAtgattctctctgtttttctgctaCCCCTAGTGTAGCTTTGACAGAGCCTGGGAAGGAGAGACGAGGAGGCATGCCTTCAGCTTGGTCTCAACATCCTGAAGCTGATCCCATCCTGCTACCATCCAACATTCACTCGGAATCAAAGGTGCCAATTCCAAATCAAGACCCTAATGATTTCTCCCAAGCAAATCTGGCATACGGAGAGGCTGTGAACTGGCGGCCACTGGATCTGAGAGGGGGGAGCCTCGGAACATCCCCCAGCCAGAGGGCTCTGAGACGTAGCAGCAGTATCCTCTCGGGATCTGTAGGTTTGGAGACCTTCCAGGAGAGAACCAAGGGTGCGGTCAGCTTAAAGTGTCCAGGTATCACAGAAGCACAGGAGGCCAGTTCGGAAAGGCGAGCAGAACTCCCCCTGGGGAAGAAGCTCACCAAAAGTTTTTCCCAAAGCTCGATGTTCTTTAGCTCTGAGGGAAAAGTTCACAGAAGGTCCCCGGTGGCTCACAAAGACTCAAAGCTGTATAGGACATTACCCTTGCGCAAGCTGGAAGGCAGCAACTGGAGATGCCGGGGACCTTTCAGCTACTGCTTCCTGAACCGAGGGCAGGAGGAAGACGGTGATGAGGATGAAGAGGAGCGAGAGGCCACCCGCCGGGTCTCTTGCCTCTTCCGACCACAGATGACTCAAGCCATGCCAGAACCAATCAGCCCACCCCTGGCTGTTGGCATTCAGAAGCAAGGAGGGGAGCTGACCAGAGGTTCAGTGCTGAAGGTCTGGGCGGAAGATCTGAGTGGCCCGGATGATGCGGACTTCAGCAACCTGGCCTTTGATGCCCGGATTGCAAGAATAAATGCCCTAAAAGAGAGCACATATGCAATGCCTGATGGGTTCCTCGCAGCCCAAAATGATGCCAATGAGCTGCTCTGCCTCGTCAGGGCCacgaagggaaagagagaggagtcaCGCCCTGAGGCATATGACCTTACGCTTTCTCAGTACAAGCAACTGTTATCCATCGAGTCCAGACAGTTGGGAAGTGCCTGTAGGAAAATGGCTATGGCCGAGAAAAGCCCAGAGGAGATGCTTCTAGCTATGACCTCCAGCTTTCAAGTGCTCTGTTGCCTAACGGAAGCTTGCATGCGATTAGTTAAAGTCGTGAACTCAGAAACGCAGCGGCAGGAAATCGTAGCGAAGATCAATGAAGTGGTCATAAACTACATTTGTCTCCTGAAAGCTGCAGAGGCAGCCACTGGAAAGACCACTGGGGATCCTAACGTTGGACTCTCGGCGCGACATTCAACCACCATGGCCGCCCTCGTAAGCACACTAACACGTTCTCTCAAgatgcttttaaataaataaaatatgaaagtcaCATCATAATCTACCTTTGCAAAGCCATACAtgaacttttatttactttatgtgTACGATGAACAGatgtctcctttcttctctctgtatattttgttattttatataaaataggaGATAAAAGTCACATTGATGAAATGTTGAAATGTACTAATCAGATGTATTCtgtttatattatacatatatatacgtaaaagaaatatacaagaaaGTGATGACATTTGGCTATTTTTCGTATAGTTGAAACTCCAGGTATATGATGTGAAATTTTAAACTCTCAGCAAAACCGTGTTAGAGCAGAACAATGaatcctctcccctttccttccaagCAGATACTTGGAGACCATATCATTCATACATAgaagttaaaaagagagagagaaagaaagaaagagagagagagaaagaaagagaggtagaaagaaagagggagagagaaagatcacaatgtatataaatcagtacttatgttttaaaattatgatttttaagcATTGGAAATAgcagaaagacatttaaaatctGAGAAGCTATTATGAATTAttagagaatatatataataaattaattttttgctCATAGTGTTTGGTTATCTGATGCTTTCTTCCAAGAATCCTACATGAAATTTGATTTTCGCTTATGCCATTTGGGCTAGAAATGGGGTGGGGGCGGATTCTATTGTGTCAATACAAATGCTCTTCATGATgtttctataattaaaatatttccccaaaAGAACAGAAGTAATGATGGGCAGGTTCCTAGGTAAAATGTCTAGAGTTAGAGATTATCTAATTACgtaaaatgaaaggaataatgtcaaaattaaaatgtttgatgAAAAGAGAGATCTCCTTTGATTAaatgtcaaaatatataaaccaaagacatcatcttcctccccaccccaactcaaCCGTGAGACGTAGAATTCCATTAAGAGCGACAGAACATTTAGTGAAGTATTTGCAAAATTACAAAAAGCAACATTCAGTGATCATCATAGTTAAGTGCAGATCCAGTAATGTGAGTCAAGGCATAGAACTTCGTGCGTCACCTCTATAGGGGCCGATGCTTCCAACCAAATTTGAAATTCCAGCCTACCACTGGGACAGTTTCAAATCTGGAGTGTTCCAGAAAAATCA
Protein-coding regions in this window:
- the FRMPD4 gene encoding FERM and PDZ domain-containing protein 4 isoform X3 yields the protein MDVFSFVKIAKLSSHRTKSSGWPPPSGTWGLNQVPPYGWEMTANQDGRDCFINHMTQAIPFDDPRLESYQIVPPAPRSVEMRRDPVLGFGFVAGSEKPVVVRSVTPGGPSEGKLIPGDQIVMINDEPVSAAPRERVIDLVRSCKESILLTVIQPYPETVKDNSLLFMPNVLKVYLENGQTKSFRFDCSTSIKDVILTLQEKLSIKGIEHFSLMLEQRTEGAGTKLLLLHEQETLTQVTQRPSSHKMRCLFRISFVPKDPIDLLRRDPVAFEYLYVQSCNDVVQERFGPELKYDIALRLAALQMYIATVTTKQTQKISLKYIEKEWGLETFLPSAVLQSMKEKNIKKALSHLVKANQNLVPPGKKLSALQAKVHYLKFLSDLRLYGGRVFKATLVQAEKRSEVTLLVGPRYGISHVINTKTNLVALLADFSHVNRIEMFTEEESLVRVELHVLDVKPITLLMESSDAMNLACLTAGYYRLLVDSRRSIFNMANKKNTGTQETGTENKGKHNLLGPDWNCIPQMTTFIGEGEQEAQITYIDSKQKTVDITDGALCPKDHRHLYLDNTYNPDELNQPLTQPGDAPCEADYRSLTQRSLLTLSGPDALKKAQESPRGAKVSFIFGDLALDDGRNPPTLGYERLLEESPELLEKQRNLYISGANDMKGLDLAPDAESIQFVANSVYANIGDVKHFEAAEGIEEPLLHDICYAENTDDAEDEDEVSCEEDLVVGAMSQPAILNLSGSSDDIIDLTSLPPPEGDDNEDDFLLRSLNMAIAAPPPGFRDSSDEEDSQSQAAAFLEDKEPGRSLQNDEIPVSLIDAVPTSAEGKCEKGLGNTVVSTLEALEALSVSEEQQTSDNSGVAILRAYSPESSSDSGNETNSSEMTESSELATAQKQSESLSRMFLAAHEGYHPLAEEQTEFPTSKTPAGGLPPKSSHALAARPVTDLPPKVVPSKQILHPDPMEMEPETMETKSVTDYFSKLHMGSVVYSCTSKRKSKLADGEGKAPPSGNMPGKKQQGTKTAEAEEDAKGKFGTVSSRDSQQHLSTFNLERTAFRKDSQRWYVATEGAVAEKSGLEAAAGITFPRASGLGTREAEEKDEGAPDGEAGEVSGLGQRDHFLTDVTCVSSAKDLDDPGDTDPSTCDHPSKLPEAEESVARLCDYHLAKRMSSLPSECHFSLQSSQGSSVDAGCGTGSSSSTCPTPVESPLCPSMGKHLIPETAGKGMGYVPAEERAAGLPNHGATFKELHPQAEGMCPRMTVPALHTAINAEPLFGTLRDGCHRLPKIKETTALTEPGKERRGGMPSAWSQHPEADPILLPSNIHSESKVPIPNQDPNDFSQANLAYGEAVNWRPLDLRGGSLGTSPSQRALRRSSSILSGSVGLETFQERTKGAVSLKCPGITEAQEASSERRAELPLGKKLTKSFSQSSMFFSSEGKVHRRSPVAHKDSKLYRTLPLRKLEGSNWRCRGPFSYCFLNRGQEEDGDEDEEEREATRRVSCLFRPQMTQAMPEPISPPLAVGIQKQGGELTRGSVLKVWAEDLSGPDDADFSNLAFDARIARINALKESTYAMPDGFLAAQNDANELLCLVRATKGKREESRPEAYDLTLSQYKQLLSIESRQLGSACRKMAMAEKSPEEMLLAMTSSFQVLCCLTEACMRLVKVVNSETQRQEIVAKINEVVINYICLLKAAEAATGKTTGDPNVGLSARHSTTMAALVSTLTRSLKMLLNK